From the Lathyrus oleraceus cultivar Zhongwan6 chromosome 4, CAAS_Psat_ZW6_1.0, whole genome shotgun sequence genome, one window contains:
- the LOC127138113 gene encoding uncharacterized protein LOC127138113, which produces MAAQNFTDFATNSANPHYLHPNENPTLVLVSSPLDDKNYHTWSRSMQIALISKNKDKFIDGTLPKPPVSDVLYASWIRCNTMVLAWIQRSISAPIARSVLWIDTAAVCGRICRDQDYVIRFLKGLNEKFTHSKSQIMMMNPLPDIDKTFSLVIQQEREMNHANSAVLPSVGNNEESIALSVSHDAQLNKFNSYRGKYQGAAGSRGQNRVCTHCRRNNHTIDTCFIKHGYPPSFKHKIKGNGFSSQQSAIANNASETPASGSSSTNSSYGLTQEQYNNILALLQHSKPVSTANSVSTSPLVLNSLSSNANEKDFDT; this is translated from the exons ATGGCTGCACAAAATTTTACAGATTTTGCTACCAACTCTGCTAATCCTCATTACCTGCATCCGAACGAGAATCCGACTCTTGTTCTCGTTTCTTCACCGCTCGATGACAAAAATTACCACACCTGGTCTCGTTCAATGCAAATCGCGTTGATCTCCAAGAACAAGGACAAATTCATCGACGGTACTCTTCCCAAACCCCCTGTTTCAGACGTTCTTTATGCGTCGTGGATCCGTTGCAACACGATGGTTCTTGCGTGGATACAACGCTCAATCTCTGCACCAATTGCACGATCGGTTCTATGGATTGACACAGCTGCGGTGTGTGGAAGAATCTGCAG GGATCAAGACTATGTGATTCGATTCCTTAAAGGTTTGAATGAGAAATTCACTCATTCCAAGAGCCAAATCATGATGATGAATCCGTTACCTGATATTGATAAAACCTTTTCTTTGGTAATTCAGCAAGAAAGAGAAATGAATCATGCTAATTCTGCAGTTCTTCCTAGTGTTGGAAATAATGAAGAGAGTATAGCCTTGAGTGTATCTCATGATGCTCAGCTAAACAAATTCAATTCATATAGAGGAAAATATCAGGGTGCAGCTGGTTCAAGAGGTCAAAATCGTGTCTGTACTCACTGTAGGAGAAATAACCATACCATTGATACTTGTTTCATTAAGCATGGGTATCCACCAAGCTTCAAACACAAGATCAAAGGCAATGGGTTCAGTTCTCAACAGTCTGCAATAGCCAACAATGCATCAGAGACACCTGCATCAGGTTCAAGTTCCACCAATTCCTCTTATGGCTTGACTCAAGAGCAATACAACAACATTTTGGCACTGCTTCAACATTCAAAACCTGTTTCCACAGCCAATTCAGTGTCTACATCTCCTCTTGTGCTAAATTCTTTGTCTTCCAATGCCAATG AGAAAGATTTTGATACTTAA